In one window of Bdellovibrio bacteriovorus W DNA:
- a CDS encoding chemotaxis protein (COG0840 Methyl-accepting chemotaxis protein), which produces MSSWFRGLKGKLFISAFLPVVAFALLTGISLHSMNKLGGLLNETYTQIIPNMDSLGEMGTQRARVGYFIWAALASNENPEARQKFLDRAGGAFKQFKKAQEDYEKAYHSEEEEKNYAKARADKDLFYAKTEELLKLIADTSPESDAKAYTYMNFGEWHVLAISVQDAIAANMRLFEKISVENNQLQKDERARQAQVLIGIALICALSLFATLMIIAHRVSKSIGQVVGDLAGSGQQLSFAIHQLSGAGQVLSETSTQSAASLEETVASLEELSAMVKINSDHAKQAATLSNDSCAIAEQGHREMGSLISSMHEIAASSKKIEEIIAVIDDISFQTNLLALNAAVEAARAGEQGKGFAVVADAVRSLAQRSAIAAKDIGELIRDSAHKVDNGCKMADKSGAALMSIVSSVQKVSSLNSEISAASNEQTTGIEQISRAMNQLDEVSQGNAASSEEIAASSEEISAQAKQMSDLAGALSSIVHGVSAAASPQVASGSQSEASKVLNFPQSSAREARPYEAPEDVLPFGEEDRRKVGSTGGF; this is translated from the coding sequence ATGTCATCTTGGTTTCGTGGTTTAAAGGGTAAGCTTTTTATTTCTGCATTTCTTCCAGTTGTAGCCTTTGCCCTCTTAACAGGTATTTCTCTGCACTCAATGAATAAACTCGGTGGTTTATTAAATGAGACCTATACCCAGATTATTCCCAATATGGATTCTCTTGGAGAGATGGGTACTCAGAGAGCACGTGTGGGATACTTTATTTGGGCAGCCCTTGCCTCGAATGAAAACCCTGAAGCTCGTCAAAAATTCTTAGACCGCGCCGGCGGGGCTTTTAAGCAATTTAAAAAAGCACAAGAAGACTATGAAAAAGCTTATCACTCTGAAGAAGAGGAAAAAAACTACGCCAAGGCGCGAGCCGATAAGGATCTCTTTTACGCTAAGACCGAAGAGCTCTTAAAACTCATTGCTGACACAAGCCCTGAGTCTGATGCCAAGGCGTACACATACATGAACTTCGGAGAGTGGCACGTCCTAGCCATCTCTGTTCAAGATGCTATCGCGGCGAATATGCGTCTTTTTGAAAAAATCTCTGTTGAAAACAATCAGCTGCAAAAAGACGAACGCGCGCGACAAGCCCAAGTTCTGATTGGCATTGCACTAATCTGTGCGCTTTCATTATTTGCGACATTGATGATTATTGCTCATCGTGTTTCTAAATCTATTGGTCAAGTTGTCGGAGATCTCGCCGGTTCCGGCCAACAACTTTCTTTTGCCATCCATCAACTCAGCGGAGCGGGACAGGTTCTCTCTGAAACCTCCACTCAATCCGCAGCTTCTTTGGAAGAGACTGTAGCATCTTTAGAAGAACTCTCTGCCATGGTTAAAATCAACTCGGATCATGCAAAACAAGCAGCCACTCTTTCCAATGACTCTTGTGCCATTGCTGAACAAGGGCATCGCGAGATGGGATCTTTGATTTCTTCTATGCATGAAATCGCGGCCTCTTCGAAGAAAATCGAAGAGATTATTGCAGTGATTGATGATATTTCTTTTCAGACCAATCTCTTGGCTCTGAATGCCGCCGTTGAGGCAGCTAGAGCTGGAGAACAAGGAAAAGGTTTTGCCGTCGTTGCTGACGCGGTTCGCAGCCTTGCTCAACGTTCAGCGATTGCCGCAAAAGATATCGGCGAGCTGATTCGCGATAGCGCCCATAAGGTCGACAATGGCTGTAAGATGGCTGATAAATCTGGAGCAGCCCTGATGAGCATCGTCTCTTCTGTTCAAAAGGTTTCAAGCCTGAATAGCGAAATCTCTGCTGCTAGCAATGAGCAGACAACAGGCATTGAGCAAATTAGCCGTGCCATGAATCAACTGGATGAAGTTTCTCAAGGCAATGCTGCAAGTTCCGAAGAAATTGCCGCCTCCTCAGAAGAGATCAGTGCGCAAGCAAAGCAGATGTCTGATCTAGCTGGCGCCTTGAGCAGCATCGTTCATGGGGTGAGCGCAGCTGCTTCCCCTCAAGTCGCCTCTGGCTCACAGTCGGAAGCTTCAAAGGTGCTTAACTTCCCTCAGTCATCGGCTCGTGAAGCACGCCCTTATGAGGCACCAGAAGACGTTCTTCCTTTTGGTGAGGAAGATCGCCGTAAGGTGGGCTCCACGGGTGGGTTTTAA
- a CDS encoding enterochelin esterase (COG0627 Predicted esterase) has product MINSQILENTRTYEIEHFFPKTLRLESEVLKDNPLKDPSVRFIPVLEPKNPHGPLPVVFILGGFTGNAPYYFNPKFNQLNTVQELDLAYGRGEAPTALYVFVDAMTTWGGSQFINSAATGRYEDYIIQEIVPLIQASFPVSKDPSTWCIMGGSSGGYGALHLGSKFPEVFGLIGAIAPDSFFQASLLPEIYPVLPLWEKFNRSGFRALEELRAGKLTKLRNWHTVLNVFGMASCYSAKGEHGDFTLPVDSHTGLVIESEWQKWLSFDPLHFLAERLVQLKKLEGIYLDVGNKDNFHLQFGARQISDLLKNHHIPHEYVEFDGTHFDIGVRRTEIFRWLSGLWRG; this is encoded by the coding sequence ATGATTAATTCTCAAATACTTGAAAATACAAGAACTTACGAAATCGAGCACTTTTTCCCGAAAACCCTGCGCCTTGAAAGCGAGGTTTTAAAGGATAATCCTCTCAAAGATCCTTCCGTTCGATTTATTCCCGTTTTAGAACCCAAAAACCCCCATGGCCCCCTCCCTGTTGTTTTTATACTGGGCGGTTTTACCGGCAATGCCCCTTATTACTTCAATCCCAAGTTCAATCAGCTCAACACCGTTCAAGAACTTGATCTGGCATACGGCCGCGGTGAGGCTCCGACAGCCCTTTATGTTTTTGTAGATGCCATGACGACCTGGGGAGGTTCACAGTTTATCAACTCAGCGGCCACAGGGCGATACGAGGACTATATCATTCAAGAGATTGTGCCTCTGATTCAGGCTTCGTTTCCTGTTTCGAAGGACCCGAGCACTTGGTGTATCATGGGCGGGTCTAGCGGTGGCTATGGTGCTCTTCACCTCGGCTCAAAGTTTCCGGAGGTTTTTGGTCTCATTGGCGCCATCGCACCCGACTCATTTTTTCAAGCTAGCCTTTTGCCCGAAATCTACCCTGTCCTTCCTCTCTGGGAAAAATTCAATCGCTCGGGCTTTCGCGCTTTAGAAGAACTGCGCGCTGGAAAGCTTACGAAGCTCCGCAACTGGCACACGGTCTTAAATGTTTTCGGAATGGCCTCTTGCTACTCTGCCAAAGGGGAACATGGTGACTTTACACTGCCAGTGGATTCTCACACAGGACTTGTCATTGAAAGTGAATGGCAAAAATGGCTTTCCTTTGATCCGCTTCATTTTTTAGCAGAGCGCCTTGTGCAGCTCAAAAAGCTTGAAGGGATTTACCTGGATGTCGGCAACAAGGACAACTTCCATCTTCAATTTGGAGCGCGCCAAATTTCTGACCTCTTAAAAAATCACCACATCCCTCACGAATACGTCGAGTTCGATGGAACTCATTTCGACATCGGCGTACGTCGCACAGAAATTTTCCGCTGGCTCAGTGGCCTCTGGAGAGGCTAA
- a CDS encoding 50S ribosomal protein L35 (COG0291 Ribosomal protein L35) yields the protein MKMRTHSGAKKRMKLTASGKVKKKSTRLRHLNSHMSSKVKRQLGKTSYVEDANMLQARRCLVF from the coding sequence ATGAAAATGCGCACGCATTCAGGTGCTAAAAAACGCATGAAATTGACTGCAAGTGGTAAAGTTAAGAAGAAGAGCACTCGTCTTCGTCACTTAAACTCACACATGAGCTCCAAAGTAAAAAGACAACTAGGTAAAACATCATACGTTGAAGATGCGAACATGCTACAAGCACGTCGCTGCTTGGTGTTCTAA
- the rplT gene encoding 50S ribosomal protein L20 (COG0292 Ribosomal protein L20), translating to MARVKSGKTNKARHKKVLKRTSGFYAAGSRSYTHAVEKMDRAMAYAYRDRKVNKRNFRTLWTQRINAAARLNGTTYSRLIGGLIKAGIEVDRKVLADIAINDAAGFTALCKHALALCQSSVARSAK from the coding sequence ATGGCTCGTGTAAAAAGTGGTAAAACCAACAAAGCTCGTCACAAAAAGGTTCTAAAAAGAACATCTGGCTTCTACGCTGCAGGTTCTCGTTCATACACTCATGCAGTTGAGAAAATGGACCGCGCAATGGCTTACGCCTACCGCGATCGTAAAGTTAACAAACGTAACTTCCGTACTCTATGGACTCAGCGTATTAACGCTGCAGCTCGTTTGAATGGAACTACTTACTCTCGTCTAATCGGTGGCTTGATCAAAGCTGGTATCGAAGTTGACAGAAAAGTTCTAGCTGACATCGCTATTAACGATGCAGCAGGATTTACTGCACTTTGCAAACACGCTTTGGCTTTATGCCAAAGCTCTGTTGCGAGGAGCGCTAAATGA
- a CDS encoding isopentenyl pyrophosphate isomerase (COG1304 L-lactate dehydrogenase (FMN-dependent) and related alpha-hydroxy acid dehydrogenases), whose protein sequence is MKESHSQFEQRKRDHIRIALDPKSQTEGQSGLDSIELIHEALPDMDFEEVEISASFSFQKQSLSLSSPIFISSMTAGHAQGESINRALARLSDRRQILMGVGSQRKELSDSNAALEWKKVREQAPNARLIGNIGISQLIKTPLRDIQNLVESLEACALFIHLNPLQEVIQPEGTPQFKGGLKAIAEAAKSLSVPVVIKEVGSGFSVSTLQRLQEAGVAAVDVSGKGGTHWGRVETYRSLEESSTYQVGQTFANWGISTVQSLMNAKTAQVGYEVWASGGVRNGLDVAKLCALGAQKVGMAQPFLMAALAGCEQKDGTSDKFDDEKSDLSLNAFLDRMELELKTALFCTGARTLRDLESKLST, encoded by the coding sequence ATGAAAGAGTCCCACTCACAGTTTGAACAACGTAAGCGCGATCACATAAGGATCGCCTTAGACCCGAAGTCTCAGACAGAAGGTCAAAGTGGGTTGGACTCGATCGAATTAATCCATGAGGCTTTGCCAGACATGGATTTTGAAGAGGTCGAAATTTCGGCCTCTTTTTCATTTCAAAAACAGTCTCTTTCTTTAAGTTCACCTATATTTATATCTTCGATGACCGCAGGGCATGCCCAAGGGGAATCCATTAATCGTGCATTAGCGCGCTTAAGTGATCGTCGTCAGATTTTGATGGGTGTTGGTTCACAAAGAAAAGAACTGAGTGATTCCAATGCAGCCCTTGAGTGGAAGAAGGTTCGCGAGCAAGCGCCGAATGCAAGACTCATCGGAAATATTGGAATCAGTCAGTTAATTAAAACACCTCTTAGAGACATTCAAAATCTAGTAGAGAGTTTAGAGGCCTGTGCTCTCTTTATTCATCTCAATCCTCTTCAAGAGGTGATCCAACCAGAGGGAACTCCACAGTTTAAAGGTGGGCTGAAGGCTATCGCTGAGGCTGCTAAGTCTTTAAGTGTTCCTGTGGTCATCAAAGAGGTGGGCTCAGGTTTTTCGGTGAGCACCTTACAGCGACTGCAAGAGGCCGGTGTGGCCGCTGTGGATGTCAGCGGCAAAGGCGGAACTCACTGGGGGCGAGTCGAGACTTACCGCTCTTTAGAGGAAAGTTCTACATACCAAGTAGGGCAAACCTTTGCGAACTGGGGAATTAGCACAGTTCAGTCTTTGATGAATGCAAAAACAGCCCAAGTAGGGTATGAAGTATGGGCTTCCGGTGGAGTGAGAAACGGCCTTGATGTCGCAAAACTCTGTGCACTGGGCGCGCAAAAAGTTGGTATGGCTCAGCCATTTTTAATGGCGGCTTTAGCTGGTTGTGAGCAAAAAGACGGAACGTCTGATAAATTTGATGATGAGAAAAGTGACCTGTCCTTGAATGCTTTCTTAGATCGAATGGAATTGGAGCTTAAGACAGCTCTGTTCTGCACGGGGGCACGCACACTTCGAGACCTTGAATCGAAGCTTTCAACTTAG